Part of the Vigna unguiculata cultivar IT97K-499-35 chromosome 3, ASM411807v1, whole genome shotgun sequence genome, aataaaaaaccaaaactttaataggttaaaataaaAGGTAGCCAAAAAAAaagtctgaaaaaaaaaagatcatattcgaagaagaaaaaaagaaaccaTGAGTTGTTGAATCTggtgaaaagaaaaaggaaacttTATCtacttaaataaaatcatagttgaaaaaaaaaattgaagaaggaGAGGAGCATAAAACAATGAGTTGAATATGACGCAAAAGAAACTCAaatgaattaaacaaaaatgtatcccaaaaagaaaaagaaaaaacaaagatggtagaagaaacattaaattttgacaaaactgagatttaaaaaaataatggaagAAGAACAAAccttctaaaaaatatattcgtATTTATGCTTAATAGTTTTGCCTTTGGCATTCAAGAGATCTtcagtcttcttcttcttgaagATTTCATTCATCTcgaaaatttttaagaaaatttcattcaaaccttttaaaaatgatatttgtcCTTGTGCTTCAAGAGCTTTttgatcttcttcttcttgaagatttcattcatcttgaaaacaaaaacatagatATTCTGAGATAAAAATATCAATCATTGCAAACCATATAGGAAGATAGAATCAAACTTTTTCATCTCGTGACACACCTGCATCTCCAATAATCTTTTcatattgaaaacaaaaacaaagttaaaacaGAGAATCATAAACATAACACAAGaatcaaactttttaaaaattaaaggtaGTTAGCATCATCACAGAACAATAACATATTATGTTCTTCAAACAAAAGCTTAtacttttattgtgtttttcaaACAGTTGATTCATCTAGCAGAAAACATTTATTctatcaaagaaagaaaaatataaaaaagtattcagatatggtagaagaagaaaagatctCGAGAAGAACAAAAACTTCAACCTTTATTGTGTTCTTGAAACAGTTCAATCCATATATGTTATAAAACATTCATtcatcagagaaaaaaaaacataaagaagtGTTTAGAtctagaagaagaagaaaagattcgCGAGACCGATCGGAAAGTGTCCCAcaatatctaaataaataaataaaattttcttacttGACGTAAATTTTTCATTCTCCTTTGGTAAAAAGTTCATTCTTTCTTAGTGCTACCATCGTATAGAGTCAATCCTTTCGATAACCACATTAATGAAGGTATTCAAACAATGAAGTTCACGGTCCAATTTTAtttgtacatattttatattttatatgaccTATTTGCTTTTGGAATTGTGTTTCAAATATTGGAAGATCCCACTATCCATTGGATTGTTACCTCTTCAAATCTCAAACTCATTACTACAATATATCAACCCATACCAGTACATTAAGTAAAAGGGGTATAAATATCAATCTAACCTCAAAATAAACTAAGGGTGGACATTAGAAAAGATGGTTCAGAAAGAGAATCGGAATGGGTCAAACCCATATCCAATTttagatttttcatatttacttattattatattttgttttattatttttttattatttatttaatctttttccTACACATTTTTAAACAAGACCCACAAGCTTCTTTTCCCTCATCTCTTTGCAAAACCCTAACACGCTAGGTCCTGGCTGTCTCATATGCTTCCACCACCAGTCATGGCCATGTCACCACTTTTGAAAAACCACATAagtttgcatatttaattaaatgtatcGTGTTAGGATGGACGTTGTAGAATACTAACACATTTCctacacgtaaccgactcctaGATCCAACATTTGGTTTCATAGACCATGttgttacttttataaattttcacagttttccaaaataaatcaTGGTGTGCTAACCGATTACACACACAACAACATCGATTAGCTAACTAGTTGTGCTAACCTATACACAACATGTTAGGAatacaagtgtgagtctaagtcccacattgatcagaaatgagaaagtagagcactatataagaataaagactcataaacccattgtcttaaggttttgggttgagagtggtgtcagtatcttatgtggttaggctcagatctcattggtgttgttctccccagtgaaaccccctcacACACACAAATGAAGCTTGCTTCAGCAAAGCTAAACAACTACATGATTGGGTTATATTTGTAAAATCTCATCACAAATCAAGCCAAATGAACACGGTTCATCTCGCTAATTTGACTTCCTTAATTCCTTTCCACATTGAAATTGTTACATACGAACATAACATTAAGCTTTTTTTTATACTTGAAAGCATtgagtgtaaaaaaaattaatatttaaaatatattttactttaataaaaaagtattttttattaatatagtgTAATTTTACactgatttaaaaaatatataatttatatataactgtGTGTAAAGAAGACGACTTTATaagaaaaagtaatattttatatacatgATTTCACTTCCAACGATGCATttctgaataaaaaaaataagggtGATAATGTGGGCTGGCTAGGTCCGTTGACCCACTCCGCAGTTGGCCCACAAAATGCGGGTTGGGATGGCCGACCCCCACATGGAAAATGCAGGCTAAAAAGTATGGCCCACCCTATATAAGTGCGGGCCTGCGTGCTAAcccgttttttttttaaattcttatgataaaactttcaatgttcaacaaattgggaaacgttaacatgttcacaaaattaagcaaagactTTGAGAAGTTggataataaaatgataattcaacatttttatcatatttatattcgtactttgacatacacgatgtattctttaaattttagcacattcaaaaatacataacacTTGTCTTTTCCACTCACACAAGAATTTGGAACGTTCATACAAAAATCTAGAATGAAAGTAAccaatatacacaagtgcaagtctTTTTTTTATGCGGGTCGCAAGCCAACCTGCATGGATCGCAGGGCAGCCCGTGCGGGCTGCGGGTTATGCGAACTAGGCTTTTACGGGCCAGCGAACTCAATATCTTGACTTGTCCCGCATTTTTTGGTGAACCGGTTCGCTAGGCTAAACCCACGTTGCTGTCCCTAATAAAAACCAGGATTATTATTATGAAGCCCATTTAACTTCCAATTACTTTACATAATTGAATATTGAACATGATAACATTTATGGTGTGTTTAGATGAGGCAATTCAAGagggtgattcatttatttggagaatttgaaattctttgtaatgaaatgttttgtttggatagagaaattaaaaagcatttaaaatgcatgcattttctTGAAGTATTTCGATTAgttaaattagaagaaattcaaataccctaaaaaaggtggaatttgaaattgttctcactcaacctcacaaccATGACAGGCTGGGCTGTCAGGCTTATTTGGATCATCGGGCCAATCCAACCTGTCTGGGTTTTTCGACCGACCCgacccgtttgggtcgtcgagtAAGACCAATTTGGTTGGGTAGTCAGGTCAGCTCGGtccatctgggtcgtcgagcccgtttccaaatttattatgaactcaaaacataattaagcctaaaataaatattattaaaattaaattttatctcataagaaattcaattgtttgttccaaacaattaattgaaatgtaagatattttaatttctttatccaaacaagttatttagaaaatgaaaagaatttaacggtaaacaattcaaatacaaagcatttTAATTTGGTTAACCAAAGTCGTTTACAAGTCACGACttctgatttaaaaaaaaaatgcgaaTCATGTGAGAAGAACATGACTTGAGACGATGCTGGTTTTAACTAAAGTCATGTACACAACTCGCAACCTCTAATTAAAAAAGATGCAAATCATGTGAGGAGAGCACAATATTTTCTTCACTAAAGTCGTGTAGTAGTatgacataattttaaaaactaaaattgaaagtTGTCATGTGTGCTCATGACTTTAGTGCATTACCCACATAATTTAACTTTAAGTAAAGTCATGATTGAACCAAACGACTTTAGTTCATCTTGTTTTTACTCAAAAGTTCACGGTTGAAGGTAAAAAATCATGTTCATGAAATACGTTTTCTTCTTATAAAGTCTTCCTTAAATACAACTTGTACAGAAatcgtaatttttttaaaatttgtcgaTTTACAAAATTGATGCAAAATTACACCTAATAAAAAAAAGCCtaataaataactttataattataaatgaacaaaaatagaattttaacataatatacacacaaaaaaaattaataaactccATAAAATTCgcgaaacaaaaacaaaatgtttaagaaaaattgatgattataaacaatttgaaatGAACATTTCTCCCGGTACAGAGTTTCATTAATTTCATTGACTTTACCTTATTTACCTTATCTCATTCTTATCACCAAGTGCCACGACAAGAGCTACCAATGTTGAATGCGATTGAATATAAAGCGAACCATCATCTTCAGAATCTGTCTCAGATATCGAATGGCGGAGAACAAGGACCTCGAAACCGCCATCAGAAGGCTCGCCTCTGTCAAGAACCACCTCCTTTCCGCTCCCGCAGCGTCCCCTGAACTCACCTTGACCCGCACTTCCACTTCCGACAACAGCTTCGGCCGCGTTCACGGTCACGTTCCTTCTCACGACGTCGTTTGGAAGACCGCTTCCGATGACTTCACAGACATTGTGTACGAGAAGGCCGTCGGGGAAGGAATTGCCAAGGTTTACTTTCTGAAATCCTCTTTGCTTTTTCTTACTCTGCTGTTATCGCTACGCAACTGGTAAGTGTTGTGTTGCAGATAAGTATTAATAGGCCTGAGAGAAGGAACGCGTTCCGTCCCAAAACGGTGAAGGAGCTCATGCGTGCTTTCACTGACGCCAGGGATGATTCATCTGTTGGGGTCGTCATTCTCACTGGCAAGGTACCTCCTTCTCCCTTttctgaattttatttattaattaatttttatttcttggaAATTTGCACAGTAATATGAATGTATATTCAATCCATCCATGAATTTAATACTGCTATCTACAAAGTTTTATACCATTTCAAAATGATTAAGTTTATTACATCGATAAGAATATCATATTTATCAAAGTATAATATCATGAATGGATcgattaaatttgtattttataaaaaaatattaaaggttttatttattaaagttattgGGTAAGTATTGAATACTGATATAGCTGaagcaaattaaaatattgagatCATTCAATTGATAACGTGTTGTAGGGAACCAAGGCATTTTGTAGTGGTGGAGACCAGGCTTTGAGGACCGACGATGGCTATTCTGATGACGGAGGTTTTAGTAACCTTAATGTGCTAGACTTGCAGGtataattgattgattttaGATTTTTCTGGTTGTGTGAATAGGAGTTATCCCTATTACACGAGTTAATCCCTTGTCTGTTTTGAGCCATTCATGAGAGTCTTCAAGTTCTATTGTGTGGTTCCCATTATTTGTAATGACACAAATGTTAATGTttgttattgaaaaataaaatgttccTTTCTTACTctactttttttcattttgtttttctcttattGCAGGTGCAGATACGCCGCCTCCCTAAGCCAGTGATTGCAATGGTACTCAGCCGCACCTTTTTGCAGCTTTGTTCTTAGGGTCGATGTagtatccaaaaaaaaaaaaagaagggacatgacaacattaaaaatatatattcagtTTTGATTTTTAAAGTAGTACAAGTGTTGGACCAAAAGCAACCCAAGGGACACAAGAAAACCAGGACTTTGTTACCCATTAAATCGACTGCAAAAGGAAAAAGACTGATAGCCCTTGTCCTTTCCATTCTTCTAATACTTTTGCTTGCAAAACAAATAATACTCAGATAGTATTGCAGTATATTTTACTAAGTATTAATTGGAAGATAACACAGCTTTTAGTCATGTCATGGTTTGACTGGTCATCAAACAACTCACAGCACAAAAAATGTCCCGGGATTCAACTACTTGTAATATATTGTTTTGTTTGTATTGTCTTGATGATATTTTAAACTTTGTTCTTCTTTAAAAAGTCAACTCAAGGTTAATATAACATGCATTtcagttttgtaaaatttaatgtgcCCCTCTATGTCAACACCTACAACTCTAGGCCTCAAATTTTCAGTTAGTGAATAAAGATATGATATCGTGTTCTTTTTTGGTTCTGTACTATTCTTGTTATATGCAAACTATTTTTCTAACGTTAAAACAGGTAGCAGGTTATGCTGTTGGTGGAGGGCATATATTACATATGGTCTGTGACCTAACTATTGCAGCAGATAATGCTATCTTTGGCCAAACTGGTCCTAAGGTTCTTGAACCCTTTTCCCTTTTATATAAGACgcataataattaaacatacaaGAATATATTCATAATCTATGAAGGCAAAGTTGTATTTCCCTCACTCTCCCTCTTCTGTAATGATATATGATAATGGATTTGTAATTCTTTCTATCTTTGTACGTACGGAAGGTAGGAAGCTTTGATGCTGGTTATGGAAGTTCTATCATGTCTCGTTTGGTAAGAATCAAATACGATTTATTTTGTTGGTAATTCACTCCATGATTTTACTATTCTAGATGGTAGTGGATTTTGTTTGCTGCATGGTTTTGATATCTCCAGTCCAAAGATAGAAACTCGCCTTGTTCATACAGGTAGGTCCAAAAAAAGCGCGTGAAATGTGGTTCCTCACAAGGCTTTATGATGCTGTTGAAGCAGAGAAAATGGGTCTTGTCAACACTGTTGTACCTGTGAGTTCTTTTCGTCTGAATAATTTGActgtaattttaatttctcattttgCTGAAAGCATTACGAAATCTTACTTCACTGTTTGAGTATTACATTATTGTATACCAATTGGAGAAGTAATTAAACTGTCAAGGAACACTTAAGGAACAGGGAGCTACTTAAATTAAAGCAAATAGCAGAAACCGATGCTCCAACATCGCACTTACAGTGAACGCTATGTTTTGGTTTGGTCTAGCTTGAGAGTTTGGAGAAAGAAACGATAAAATGGTGTCGGGAGATACTGAGTAACAGTCCAACTGCTATACGGGTCCTCAAGTCAGCTCTTAATGCAGTGGATGATGGACATTCTGGACTTCAGGTATATTCAAGATTTTAATGTTATGTGAAATATTATGCAATTGTTAAATTAGTTCATTCTAGTTAACAATGTCGtactttatgtttattttagaaatatatataaaattaaaggatataagtaatatttatatttaatagcATTACAGTTAGCGTAAAGGGGTAATTTGTTCAACCAACAAGTATGCCTTATACATTGTTAATAGTCCAAGAAATTCATCTACTTAAGTGAAAAGCTTTACTGATAGACTTCCCATATAGGGAAATTagcaaaaatatattcaaaagtGGTCTTGTGTTTCTTTAATTAAGACAAAGGAAATGTTTTTGATTCTTTCTGGGGGTggtaatatatactttttttagaaaagtaatataatatgaAGCAATATTAGTTATACTGAATATTCCAATGCTTTCAATGATGAATTTATTCTGATGTATTTCTCCTTCAGTCTACATGTTAACATTTTTTACCCTTGTCTTGATTCATATATATGCATTCTTAATTTGTACTTGGTGATCTAAATTATAGGAACTTGGGGGAAATGCAACACTGATATACTATGGCACGGAGGAAGCTAAAGAGGGGAAGACTGCATATTTGCAACGTAGACGCCCTGATTTTTCTAAGTTCAAACGGCGACCTTAAATGTTTGTTAATTGTTGCCATCAATTTGAGGCATGGACCTCTAGTCCTTAATTTACCTTGTCCTTAATTTTCCCATTTTAAATGTATCTGTGAGGttgataatgataaaataaacaGATTTCTC contains:
- the LOC114176181 gene encoding 1,4-dihydroxy-2-naphthoyl-CoA synthase, peroxisomal isoform X1, with protein sequence MRLNIKRTIIFRICLRYRMAENKDLETAIRRLASVKNHLLSAPAASPELTLTRTSTSDNSFGRVHGHVPSHDVVWKTASDDFTDIVYEKAVGEGIAKISINRPERRNAFRPKTVKELMRAFTDARDDSSVGVVILTGKGTKAFCSGGDQALRTDDGYSDDGGFSNLNVLDLQVQIRRLPKPVIAMVAGYAVGGGHILHMVCDLTIAADNAIFGQTGPKVGSFDAGYGSSIMSRLVGPKKAREMWFLTRLYDAVEAEKMGLVNTVVPLESLEKETIKWCREILSNSPTAIRVLKSALNAVDDGHSGLQELGGNATLIYYGTEEAKEGKTAYLQRRRPDFSKFKRRP
- the LOC114176181 gene encoding 1,4-dihydroxy-2-naphthoyl-CoA synthase, peroxisomal isoform X2, producing MRLNIKRTIIFRICLRYRMAENKDLETAIRRLASVKNHLLSAPAASPELTLTRTSTSDNSFGRVHGHVPSHDVVWKTASDDFTDIVYEKAVGEGIAKISINRPERRNAFRPKTVKELMRAFTDARDDSSVGVVILTGKGTKAFCSGGDQALRTDDGYSDDGGFSNLNVLDLQVQIRRLPKPVIAMVAGYAVGGGHILHMVCDLTIAADNAIFGQTGPKVGSFDAGYGSSIMSRLVGPKKAREMWFLTRLYDAVEAEKMGLVNTVVPEHLRNRELLKLKQIAETDAPTSHLQ